gctaagGGTATGTTTCACTGCTAGTAGTGTTTGTGTGGTGCAAAAAaattagggaaaaaaataatgaagacaGAACCCTTTTAAATTCTCATACTTCACCACAGAGCAACAGATAAATGGTAGAAACTTGAGTAACAACTGAAAGTACCCAAATGATGATAATCCCAACCACATCAAACAAGAATAAAAGTAGCTACCATTAAGATTGTGTATAAGCTATGACTTCAACACAATTAAAAGATTCATGTTTAAAAGCAGGATTAGTCCCAGAAATTTGCTGATGGCtgaaaaaacatgcagctaaGAGAGAAATAGAAGAGCAGATAAACGCGAGTATTTAACTGCATCGTATTATGAATTGATAGTTGCATATTGTTCTACCATGCAAAAAAGAATTACTTATATACACCCTTGAagatctaaaattaaaaaggcTTTCATGTCCAACAAGTAAGCAGTTTGCAAATTTGCTATGTAACAGAAAGAtggtttcattcatttctctctTATCCAAGTGCCAAGTAGGCCAAGTacctcattttaattacacAAGATTCTATATTCAATGTAAACACTAAGTTCAAGTCAGATTAAGCATGCAGGGAGTCTTTTCTTCAGATCTTACTTGATCTTCTCAGCGAGttgctctgtgttttctctAATGGCTGCTGTGACTTGATACACAGGATTCAACGTCAAGCTGTCCACATTGACCTACAGAGAAGGAAAGATACAGTCACTACAGATCAAAAGGCTTAAAAAACCCCAAGATGAAAGGCAGCTCATCATTATGTCAAacctcttttctgttttgagcAGACCGTCTGGAGTTCTGGTCGCCTGATTCCCAGTCAGAGTCTCTGTTCGGTGCAGAACTTTGTTGGTGGCTTACCTCAGGCTCTGAGACATGAGGGACCTTCTGGAGAGCAATAAAAGTTTGTAAGCAAGTCTCACTGGTAAGACAAATCAATAGACTAAACCCAAGGCCCATTGAGAAGAAGTTCAGCTATACAACTACACCAGATGTAACGGATGTACCGATTAATCCACTTTTCCAACTTTTCTTTGTCTATAAATTGATCACTAAATGGCATGTTCATTGGTGCTGAAAACAacctaaacaaaaatgttatacATGATtctgatcattaaaaaaaaaatggaatatgCTGGTCAGATCTCAAAGAAAATTAGATATTGGTACTGGCTGCTCAACTCGATCGTTGCATAACTATGAGATTTTATTACAccatattcatttattttctcccccTTGCTTTAAAATTGCCTCATATGTGTATGAAAGtcaggaaaaatggaaaaaaaataaacaaataaaaagaggtaaaaaaatatccacacttaaaaaaaatttatttatagataTGTAAAGTTAGGGAAAGACTTCAAAGAGTTGTGAAAGCAATGTTTGAATCTTCACATTTGTAAACTACAGATTAAATCATAACATACATTTTTCACTGCATCATATTAAAAACTGGACAATACCTAGTGCTGTTTataatgcaaaaaatgttaaagtcagTGTGCTGCACATGTGATGCACCTGTTTATTGCTCTCCACTTCAGGTGTTTGTGCTTCACCATCACCTGCTACATCATGGATCTCTCTGGCTAAAATAGCCAAGTCTTTGGCCAAGTCTTGACTCAACCTTACAtttagaaagacagaaaaaaaaaatcaaagtagtCATGTCATGAAATAAGTGGGGAGAAGTTCATagtgtttttttaagtcaagtTGACCTTATAGTCAGTGGAAAAGATAAAATGTCTGAGATGAAGCTGTTATCTGCACAGCAGCCAAAGCAATTATACAGTTTTGTTTAATGTTCTCAACCCATTTTGTGAAAGTGTAGGATGATCTGTTGTTGTTACATGTCTTTAGCTCCATAATAAAAGTatgcagatatttattttactgtaaaggTAAAATGCAAACTGCTCTCCTGCCAAGGCCAAATAGTTCATGTAAATGTAGGTGTTTCACTTCAAACCAGAGTATAGTTCAATGTCCAGGTACATTCACGTCAGTCTCTATATTATTGGTCAGCTACAGATTTACAAAATATGCCTACAGTTTCAttacattttgggaaaaaaaatatatcggTCAATGTGtgaatttctgtatttttctccagCTTTATCAAGAACAAGTGtagttttaaagaatttaaaaagcatttctgtttggtttaaaGTGGCAAGTTTTGGGTTTGCAATATTTCCTACCGAGCAATTTCAGCACTGTGATTGGTCCAATTATGGAAAGCTTCTCCTTCATGGCTCTCCTCCTCAGAGTTTCTGCTGCGGAGTTTCGGGTGCTGGGCAATCACTGGTTGGGGTCGAGGCTGACTGCGTGGACCATGAGAAGCTGAGGAAGGTTGGGAGCGTTTGTGTTTAAGATTGCTCCAGTTTGATTCATACTCTTCATCTGAGGTAGAGGTATAGTCAGAGCCCTTGTGTCGCCTCCTAGAGCCTTGCCGTTGTGAGTTGGTTAGAGTTATCCCAAACAAGGACAGAGAAGTGGGGAAAGGGAGAGAAACGAGAGTGCAATGAAGGAATACCTTTGGAAATCACACCACCATGTCTTTCAGAGACGAGTCACCAAAATATTTCCCAGAGCAAGAGACAGAAAAGATGCTGCGGAAGTCTTCATCCCCACACCTACTAATTCAGTGACTTTCTAAGGTGCTCAAATTGTGTATAACATAAAACTTCCACAGTTGCTGAAAACCCATTAGTGAAAACTCTTACATATCCCAAGAAACCTTTCATTTAATACAGTTCAGAACAAGAATGGCAACATGGCAGAAATGCTTGAACAACTGTATGCATTAATTTTAAGTAACACTACACAATAACCCAGAGCAGAtaagaaataaatgcttcatGAATACTTTGCAGTTAGTGTTTTAGATGTTagtaaaatgcccaaaacagtTCCCATCATAAATGCCTTTTCACtagcataaataataaatgactaTATAAGGttgctgcacatttttatgtaatatttttcatcCAAATGCAGATCAGTTAGTAATATTTAGCTCAGGTTATATAgatataacatttaatttacatatGAATATAGATAAACGATAAATTTACTCTGCATCGAATAGAGACAAAATTCTCCTATTTACCTTTATCTCTTAATTCTGTCAAACAGAACCATATATGACTGTTGTCTACTTACTTGCTGTGCTGCTGGTATATTTGGCGCTGCTCGAGCGTGTGCGAGTAACCAGGGTTTTGTTGAGTGCTGGCTTCTGTGGCCTTTCTGTAGGTTTTGGTCCGGGAGTAGAGATCCGTTGACTGGAGCTGCCGCTCTGATCTGTGCTGCGGGTGGAAAAGTTTGTGTTCCTGCTTGTCCACTGGGGGGCGGAAGAAGTTTCTGAGTCACTGGGTGCATTGAATGAACCCGCACGCCTTCGAGGCATGGCCAGCATATCCAGTCTAGAGAGTTTCTTGGCTTCCTGAGGTTGCTTTGTGGAGGACTCTTGTGCTACTCTCTCAGTTTCTGTACCTTCGTTGTCAGAGGACTCTCCCAGGCGAGCTCGTCGGAGCATGGAGGCCCTGGTGGGTCTTGGGGCCGACAAGCTGTTGGCACGGCTTAACACCTGAGACACTTTGGAGGACTTGCCTTCCTCCTTCTGAAGAGGCACCGTGTATTTGTAGTGGGTTTGGTTGTTGCTGCTTTCCTGATCGGAGTAAGGTAAGCTGGAAGGGTCATCGCTCAGGTCTGTTGAGCCGCGTTTGCCCACACTACGTCTCAGTCCAACATGGCTCCTGATGAGTTCTGGCTTGTTTCCACTATTTGAACCATAAGAGTGTTGCTTTTCAGTTTGATTATTTGTCTCTTGATTAGGATGAGTAATCTTGTCTCTATGAAGGTTACCAGCTGAtgcttttttaataaatgtgtgtgttttgattttattgctgTGCTGGCTGACAGTGCTGGAAGTATCCACATCAGAGTCTCCCGACAGAGAGTCCATTACGGGGGACGGAGTTGTCACTGGTGGTCCTGTTTGGAGTTTGGCCTCCAGAACAGCCAGAACATCCTCCGTCTGTTTGAGGTAAGTACGAGTGTCCTGACTGCTGCTCCCCTGGAATAACCCGGCACCTGGCTCTCTCTGAACTGGCAGACTAGAAATGTTTGGCAGTCTGGGATTACTGGACCTCTCCTTGGTGAAGCTCTCCTGTCTGATGAAAggtggagctgcagcttctttACCTTCTGGACTCTCTGTCCTCTGGTCCAATGTGGGAGCAGAAGCAATGTGCTTCATGTTAGAGTTCTGAATGCCTTTCTGCTTAGTTAGAGTGGCTGATGAGATGACTCTCGAAACAGACTTCCTCTCAGCCTTAGGAGTGCTAATTTTAAAGCCTACTTGCTGTGATCTGGACTCTTCCTCTGACCCAATATAAAAAGATGTGGACTTAAAAGGAACCCTAAGTCTGTCTTCATTTTGCTTGTCTTCTGCATCAAACAACTCCCTCCTACTCTGCTCTACAATGGATCCATCATCTGATTTGCTGGCATCACTAAGGCTGTCAGGCTCCACGTCATCCTGTACACTTAACCTATGAACACTGTCATCAGGCGTTGGGGTTGTTGAGGTAGTTTCCTCTAAATTGAATGTTGTGCTAGGGTTGTAATGAACATGGATGCTGGGAGTCGGAATGTCACTCTTGTCCCCGTGGGGTACAGGTGGAAGGATGCGTCTAGACTTTGGACTATCTGCATCCGAATGGTCCTGATGTTGACTGACTGTGCTCTTCTGACTGATTGTACCCCGGGCTGTAGCgaacacaaatattaaatatcgTTCATATTCATCAGTGTGCCTCATTATCATTTCAAATAACTCATTTCTCTTCAGGTGGCTTACCCCCTCCTGATGGTTCCATCTGGGTCAACATGTCAAAGAGGCCAGACGAAGGTCCAGATTCTGTGTAGCTGTCTGCCAAGCTGGCCCAGCAAGACATCCACTTAGGAGCCCCTTGTACCATGGCACCTGCTGGCTGAACCTGTGTAAAACACACAACTTAttcaacatatttaaatattacaatatcCACAGatacaataaaacacaccagAATTAATGTGTTAGATATGTATCACAACAGCTACAAAAAGAGTTAAAATTtggttaaaatcagaaaaaccaaaacagaaaagtaccCAGAGCCTCAAGCAAAGACaataaaaggaaacagaagagaaacaccTATAAGAGAGTATGGATCAAGAAGCTAAATCAAGACCTCattgtaaattaatttctcGGACATAGAGATGCACTGAGAAATCAGCTGGTGACTGAAATTAAACCATTTTACACTTTCTCTTAAGGATCTAAAATCTGAcctatttctttaaatcaagaaaaGAGCCATATCTAACCGCTTGGAAGTTCGCCCAACAACATTATTCATCACATAAGCTGTGACAGAGCTGAAAACTTAATATTAGCCATTTTCAGTACCAGAAAggtgtttaaacaaatattcttcTATCAGGAAACCATCAGCCTACATGATTGTCATGCAATATTTACAGAGGCTGCACTTTaggaaaagttcagaaaatattaagaagctcaacattgtttaaaacaaagatgttgttttatcattttaagtaGTTCAAATGTATTTGACACAAAACTAAAGAGTAAGGACTTAGTATCAAGGGAGATAATACATTAGTAATGTATGTAATAGGACCTATAATGTGTCTTGTAAATGCTGTAATTCTCTTCAGACAGgttgtttaaaaatttacatGTCTTTCATAACCTGGAGGATTTCACTGCATTTGTAGATATATTTGTAGTAAAGCACAGAGACATATCCAAGTAACTTTGAGAAATTTGGTTTCTTTTAATTATGGTTATTTTACTTCAAAGACAGTTGAAGTTTCTATCAGGGAAAATTCATTTGACCTTTTTGTAGTTCCCAACCACAAATCAGCATATCAGAGCTTTATAAAATCTGTTCCAGTGCATCTCTAttcaaaatattgattagaTTTAATGAGTCAACATTTTTTCAACCCCGATCAAAGCCAAAGCAGATGAAGTTACCTTTACCAGACTATGTCCCTGCTTTGGAGCTGGAATACCCTCACCACAGCTACTCTGCCTATACTCCTCCCTGCCCTGATCAGTAACAGGCCTAAATGCAGAGGATGCTTCTGCTTCAGCCTGGCTCATTTGCTCTGGGTTCTCAACAACACCAAACACCTGTCAGGAACAAAGCATTGCAAGGATGAAGATGAAGCTGCAAACATTTCATGATCACATAAGAAGATGCTTGTGAACAATAAGGAGAGGGTACTTCAGTTCAAGCGACATGTGGTGAACTTTAGCCATGAAGAACTTTTCTGTACCATGGAAAATAAGTACGATGGAGAAACTTGCCTGGCCGATCTTGCTGCGTGCCTCTTCCAGCTCCTTATCTTGAACATCTGCTTCAATAGTGTAAGTTCCCGCATCACTCAGACTGTCGTCCTCCTCATTTCTGGGGCTTCTGCCTTCCACATTTTGAGCAGGCATGACAGCGGTTCTTAAGGGAGCAGGTGGGTGAATAGAGGAGGATGCCTGTGGGTGGAGATGTCCTTCAGATGGAGAGGGGCTCACTTGGCTCTGTTCAGACTGTGAAACAACTCCTTGAGCTGCTTTAGGAGAAgaaaatttttctttctgcttgaGTAATTCAGCATTAAACTCCTTCGCAAGCTTGGACCTCCGACCGACGCTGCTAAAGGGTcttacagaaacagaagaagaagagcgaGAGGAAAAACTGGTGCTGAacctttcttctgtcttttccCGTCGTAGAGAGCCAGCTCTTTGAAACCCTGAAGAATCGGACCCTTTCAGTGGAATAGTGAAACGCTGGGTTGGTGGAGTGGTGAAGGATGAAGATGAGGCATTTCTCTCTGTATTTGGGCTTGAGCTCTTTTGCTCCTGCTGGATCCGGAGGTTTGAGGGCTCAGGTGGGCCGGCAGTATGTGTGAAAGATTGAGAGCGCTTCTTTCTTGAGTTATCATCAAAGAACTCGATGACGAAGGCTTGTTTTGCTTCTACTTTGCTATGAATGGAAAGAGACTGGGATTCTGGTGGAGAGGAAGACAGAGGTTCCTCTAATCCTGGAGAAGTAATTGAGGTTTTAGGGGAACTGTGCAACACATATTGGGATTCGGATTGTAGGGACTCATTTGCGTTGACTGGCTCAGATTCACCAGGAGATCCGTTCTCGTAGCAGTTTGCTGAGGACAGACAGAAATGCTTAAGCAAGACAATTATCATTCAATATCAAATTTAACAGAAGTTTATAGAGGACTTACCATCCCTTATTTTCAGATCTGATGAGTGACTATTTGTGGTGTACATATTTTCACCCTTTGACTTTCTCCTCATCATGCTTGCATTGCTTTGGACCAGCCAATCAGCTACTTTGCTCTTTGCTGACATCACCTCTGTAGGAGTGGAAGGTGCTTCGGGGGAGGTTTGCTTACGCTGCTGGCGAAGGGCAAACTTGGTTACATGGTCTTTGATCTTCAGTTTACCTGGACTGCATTCATCAAACTCAATGGTGAAAGAGGCGTGGCTCTGGACGACCGGAGGTGTGGGCGTGGAGGGGACAAACTGTGTGGGATCTGAGGTATCCTTTGTTGGCACCTCGTGAACCTGTGAGTCTGGGCCTTTTGCAGGTTTCTCCAGGAATTCCTTTGTTGGGATCTCAAAGTAGCTGGGCTCTCGACGGAAGGAGAACATGGCCTTGGCCTGAGTGTCTGACTGAGAATGGTTCACCTCATGTCTTGAAGGCTCTGCTgcaaaaaaaggataaaaagacaaagtgatAAATCTGTCTGTTATTTGGACAAACTGCAAGGAAAACACCTTAAAGAAAATAgaagtaaaagttaaatttaacctttttatttggAATGAGTGTGGATCCATTcctaaaaaaacaattcaacctAAATATATgcatggctgaaaaacataacacaacataagtgtttcatatcagtcgatattaataattattgattcgttttttgttttaaatatcataAGTACTGCCACACTGTCAGTatgactttttctgttttatccagttttcactccatgctgtttttattttaaagcaattgTGAGGCACtgtggcaaaaccttaaactgctgctgcgcaagttactcacCAGGTtattgctaggtaaccaaagagtgactgagttgatgccaccaaccttaCTTAGCTGGCTGTGAGAGTTTGAATAGCTAGAGCCTTTCCtttgcctacatctcccagaatgccatATGATTCCGagtcagagttcagtgaaattattgaacattctATCAGATGCATTATCTTTTGATATTGATTACATGTCTATCTCAATTTGTATTGCtattaatttattgtccagtcctacctaaaccaaacatttaaattaccTTGTAATTGTTAATCAATAAACCAATACCAAATGATCCAGCTGTTAATATGAGAAAACAGCTGGTCTTAGTTCCTGGTTAGACACTGCCAAATATCACTTCAGAAGCTCAGAGTCCACAGCAGGTTAGCTGAGCAGTACTAATCCGCTTCACTCTGGGCAACACGAGGGGAACAATGACCCTTCCCCCCTTCACCAGCTTAGAGGGTCATAATCCATCACGAGGCGAGCAGGCAGTCAGTGCCCATCGCCATGGCAAACACCTAACTGTCAGCCAGCAACATGCCCAAGGCTTAAAAGCATTCACCTCTCAGTGACAAGCACTGATCATCACATGGCACCAACTTATAGCTGTGAGAACACAGTATATACAGtggatattaaaataaataaacttagttaattgaactgttaaaatataaaggTTATCgagatgtaaaaaaacagcagcacaattcttttaaaaactattttcaattacaaatttatcttTTACAATTTAATTGTCTCTAAATCTtaagttttttgggtttttttttttattttaattttcttgtgaGAATTAACTTTATTAAATCACATCTCACCATAGATTGATAAATATCTGCTCAATGCgtagaaaaaaagtcatcacTATGACCAAACAATTAATGGACATTAAAGCACCCcctgaaaagttaatttttggAAGTACAAGGTTTTTGTCCAacacaatgttaaaaataaaaaaactgccaTTACCTACAAAGTTAAACTTTCCTAGATAGATTTCACCAAATAGgggaaataaatattaaatacacaaacagtTGGACAGAATCATATGTAAGCAGTCATTCATAATTGCAGAAACAATGgatatttctgacaaaaattggtaaaaaaaaaaaaggccaggAATAAACTGGTTAATTCTTGGTCTTGCATGACAACAGCAGCATTGAAGGAACTGCTGAGACTGGTCATGTTCTAAATGTGAAATCAGCATGGTAAATCAGAAGCCATTATGTACCATGAAACATCCATATCTGgataaaatgtatcaaaaccTTGTAGAAGATAGTGCTATTAAACTAACCTTAAGTTTTGGACCACAATTCCAAGTGCTATATTTAGTAtaaagcagcattttatttttgacccGAAACCTTCAGATATCTACTATAAAGATAAGTTCTATGTTCACTGTACGAACATAGAATGCATTCTCTGACCTGAAGCCTCATCTTCTGGCATTTTTCCACCTctgttctgctttgtgttggctTGTTCCTCATCTTCCCCCCACCAGGAAGGTTGGCCATATAGAGGAGTGGGTTTAGAAATCGGAGAATCTGTAGAAGCTGGAAGACAAATCATTTATACTCAGACTCAGTACATATGCCCCCGTATGTACTCAGGCATATATACCAACACTAGAGAACAACAGaaatttgttcattattttttttattatgagaGAAACTAAAATCTGTATTGAGAAACTATAAGAATTTGCAGCACTACACTTCTTGCAGCACTTAGTTTTGTTACACATTCCCATGACTTAAAGGGGTTAAACTGCTGTACCAGTGGTATCATGCAGACCACCTAATCTAATCCATCTCATGAGATGACAGCGTAGTTAATCCTAATCTTccatgaaaagaaagaaataatacagaacataaaaacataataaatcaaGCCACCTTGTAGACACAGACACTCTAATACATGCAGTTTAAACTCTTATTACTGCAGTACAAAGAAGAGTTTTCCTGCTTTGGTGTTGCCATGTAACCTGGCACACTTCCACTCACATTCCAGCATGCCCATAATGGATTAATCAGATAATCTAAGAGCTGCGTTTTTGGCGTGATACATAGGACCAAACAGGCTGTTTAGAGGTTTAATATGGCTCCACAAACACAGGCATTAGAAACACTTTACCACTGTTGCCTTGGATACATGCAGTAAGATGTAAACACAGTGACAAAAGAAGAACAAGGGCATGTTACCAATTCCTTTCCTCTTACtcagttcttttgttttagctCAAGAAAACATGCACAAGCACAGCAAAGTGCCCTCTCCTGAGTTATGATGAGATTGTTaaagataattatttattaaagaagaaaataaatatgtaaagcatatctttaaacataaacatgagatgctttttatgtcaaaattccATACTTTTTCAGACTCAAGTTTTCAGAGTTCTCTGTCCTTTTcaaatctctttaaaatatattaatccaAAACTTTCCTATGTATTCTTTATAAAACTATTTCTACTTTCTTCTACTTTCAATAAGGAAGGTACAAAAATCATAGCGAACTAAGGGACAAAGGAAAGATAAATGTACTTAAAAGGTTAGATGGATCAACAAATAGACAAGTGATGGAATGGATGGCTGGACTGATTAATGactgaataaaatattgatgGACAGAAGAATTGATTGGATAGATGGATACAggaacaaagacacaaaatgatggatggaaaaaGGAAGGGATGGGCAGAAGGGAAGATGGACAAAAATTTGGACAGATGGATAAATTGATAGAGGGAGGCATGGACAGGTGGACAAACAGATGGCCAGacaaataaatggatggatgtgcagaaagatg
This is a stretch of genomic DNA from Gambusia affinis linkage group LG16, SWU_Gaff_1.0, whole genome shotgun sequence. It encodes these proteins:
- the cep170ba gene encoding centrosomal protein of 170 kDa protein B isoform X3, which codes for MSVTSWFLVSSSGTRHRLPREMIFVGREECELMLQSRSVDKQHAVINYDQNRDEHMVKDLGSLNGTFVNDLRIPDQTYITLKLSDVIRFGYDVHVYILEKSQHKVPEEALKHEKYTSQLQLSIKSLEAKSKEKQQLESSEKNKDAVSNVKLQEKSERKAQSLTASTDSPISKPTPLYGQPSWWGEDEEQANTKQNRGGKMPEDEASAEPSRHEVNHSQSDTQAKAMFSFRREPSYFEIPTKEFLEKPAKGPDSQVHEVPTKDTSDPTQFVPSTPTPPVVQSHASFTIEFDECSPGKLKIKDHVTKFALRQQRKQTSPEAPSTPTEVMSAKSKVADWLVQSNASMMRRKSKGENMYTTNSHSSDLKIRDANCYENGSPGESEPVNANESLQSESQYVLHSSPKTSITSPGLEEPLSSSPPESQSLSIHSKVEAKQAFVIEFFDDNSRKKRSQSFTHTAGPPEPSNLRIQQEQKSSSPNTERNASSSSFTTPPTQRFTIPLKGSDSSGFQRAGSLRREKTEERFSTSFSSRSSSSVSVRPFSSVGRRSKLAKEFNAELLKQKEKFSSPKAAQGVVSQSEQSQVSPSPSEGHLHPQASSSIHPPAPLRTAVMPAQNVEGRSPRNEEDDSLSDAGTYTIEADVQDKELEEARSKIGQVFGVVENPEQMSQAEAEASSAFRPVTDQGREEYRQSSCGEGIPAPKQGHSLVKVQPAGAMVQGAPKWMSCWASLADSYTESGPSSGLFDMLTQMEPSGGARGTISQKSTVSQHQDHSDADSPKSRRILPPVPHGDKSDIPTPSIHVHYNPSTTFNLEETTSTTPTPDDSVHRLSVQDDVEPDSLSDASKSDDGSIVEQSRRELFDAEDKQNEDRLRVPFKSTSFYIGSEEESRSQQVGFKISTPKAERKSVSRVISSATLTKQKGIQNSNMKHIASAPTLDQRTESPEGKEAAAPPFIRQESFTKERSSNPRLPNISSLPVQREPGAGLFQGSSSQDTRTYLKQTEDVLAVLEAKLQTGPPVTTPSPVMDSLSGDSDVDTSSTVSQHSNKIKTHTFIKKASAGNLHRDKITHPNQETNNQTEKQHSYGSNSGNKPELIRSHVGLRRSVGKRGSTDLSDDPSSLPYSDQESSNNQTHYKYTVPLQKEEGKSSKVSQVLSRANSLSAPRPTRASMLRRARLGESSDNEGTETERVAQESSTKQPQEAKKLSRLDMLAMPRRRAGSFNAPSDSETSSAPQWTSRNTNFSTRSTDQSGSSSQRISTPGPKPTERPQKPALNKTLVTRTRSSSAKYTSSTASSRRRHKGSDYTSTSDEEYESNWSNLKHKRSQPSSASHGPRSQPRPQPVIAQHPKLRSRNSEEESHEGEAFHNWTNHSAEIARLSQDLAKDLAILAREIHDVAGDGEAQTPEVESNKQVPHVSEPEVSHQQSSAPNRDSDWESGDQNSRRSAQNRKEVNVDSLTLNPVYQVTAAIRENTEQLAEKIKVLFQDRLEISEDIEARINSDTDITVGRISNKEMASILKELRRVQVQLEVINAVVDPSGTTEATKTPPATDAASPEVQPSRTSSSRDWRTVHSVAKRGGGPRPSESVRRAAVTPDDLRQGYLV
- the cep170ba gene encoding centrosomal protein of 170 kDa protein B isoform X6, with product MSVTSWFLVSSSGTRHRLPREMIFVGREECELMLQSRSVDKQHAVINYDQNRDEHMVKDLGSLNGTFVNDLRIPDQTYITLKLSDVIRFGYDVHVYILEKSQHKVPEEALKHEKYTSQLQLSIKSLEAKSKEKQQLESSEKNKDAVSNVKLQEKSERKAQSLTASTDSPISKPTPLYGQPSWWGEDEEQANTKQNRGGKMPEDEASAEPSRHEVNHSQSDTQAKAMFSFRREPSYFEIPTKEFLEKPAKGPDSQVHEVPTKDTSDPTQFVPSTPTPPVVQSHASFTIEFDECSPGKLKIKDHVTKFALRQQRKQTSPEAPSTPTEVMSAKSKVADWLVQSNASMMRRKSKGENMYTTNSHSSDLKIRDANCYENGSPGESEPVNANESLQSESQYVLHSSPKTSITSPGLEEPLSSSPPESQSLSIHSKVEAKQAFVIEFFDDNSRKKRSQSFTHTAGPPEPSNLRIQQEQKSSSPNTERNASSSSFTTPPTQRFTIPLKGSDSSGFQRAGSLRREKTEERFSTSFSSRSSSSVSVRPFSSVGRRSKLAKEFNAELLKQKEKFSSPKAAQGVVSQSEQSQVSPSPSEGHLHPQASSSIHPPAPLRTAVMPAQNVEGRSPRNEEDDSLSDAGTYTIEADVQDKELEEARSKIGQVFGVVENPEQMSQAEAEASSAFRPVTDQGREEYRQSSCGEGIPAPKQGHSLVKVQPAGAMVQGAPKWMSCWASLADSYTESGPSSGLFDMLTQMEPSGGARGTISQKSTVSQHQDHSDADSPKSRRILPPVPHGDKSDIPTPSIHVHYNPSTTFNLEETTSTTPTPDDSVHRLSVQDDVEPDSLSDASKSDDGSIVEQSRRELFDAEDKQNEDRLRVPFKSTSFYIGSEEESRSQQVGFKISTPKAERKSVSRVISSATLTKQKGIQNSNMKHIASAPTLDQRTESPEGKEAAAPPFIRQESFTKERSSNPRLPNISSLPVQREPGAGLFQGSSSQDTRTYLKQTEDVLAVLEAKLQTGPPVTTPSPVMDSLSGDSDVDTSSTVSQHSNKIKTHTFIKKASAGNLHRDKITHPNQETNNQTEKQHSYGSNSGNKPELIRSHVGLRRSVGKRGSTDLSDDPSSLPYSDQESSNNQTHYKYTVPLQKEEGKSSKVSQVLSRANSLSAPRPTRASMLRRARLGESSDNEGTETERVAQESSTKQPQEAKKLSRLDMLAMPRRRAGSFNAPSDSETSSAPQWTSRNTNFSTRSTDQSGSSSQRISTPGPKPTERPQKPALNKTLVTRTRSSSAKYTSSTATSHGPRSQPRPQPVIAQHPKLRSRNSEEESHEGEAFHNWTNHSAEIARLSQDLAKDLAILAREIHDVAGDGEAQTPEVESNKQKVPHVSEPEVSHQQSSAPNRDSDWESGDQNSRRSAQNRKEVNVDSLTLNPVYQVTAAIRENTEQLAEKIKVLFQDRLEISEDIEARINSDTDITVGRISNKEMASILKELRRVQVQLEVINAVVDPSGTTEATKTPPATDAASPEVQPSRTSSSRDWRTVHSVAKRGGGPRPSESVRRAAVTPDDLRQGYLV